The genomic interval TTAAATtattaaaaggaattttaaagttctttttagatttctcattttcacattattattcttttcctttctgcatttcattcaGTTTTGGTAGCAGAAGCAGCCTTATTGGAGTCACTTTTTCCTTCCGTTCATAAAAACTAGTTCTACTCTGTTTGCCTCTGATAagcagttaaaagaaaatgaaataaaaatacaggtaGCAAATACTCTGAAACACTCACCTATGTAGAAGTGCATATACTTAAAAACTGAATTTGCATCCTAAAATTGTCAAAAAGGGCCCTTTAAGCTTGAAACAGGAGCAGATTCTTTTAAACTTTCCCAGAGAATAGCAGTGACCTTGCAGATCAGATAACCCATGGTCTACAAGAGTTCAAATATGTCATCAAGACTTTATTTTACTGCTTGATGTTCCTTGGCCTAGTTGCTCCAACCAGGCTAATTGTACCatcccccaaaaaaccccacagcaggACTGTACAACCAGAACCAACgtcagcaaagcagagctgggtgcATGGTAGGAATAAGGATAAATGAGACACTGTGTCGAAGGCTGGATTTTTGCTGAGTGACTGTAATCTGATGGGTACGATATATTAAAACTAATGGAaacatttgattaaaaatatgcTCAATCTTTGCACAGTCTTATCACAATGCCGTCATAGGCAGGCAGCCAAGTGCATAGCTGCAGCACAAATGACCATGACAGAAATCCACAGGCCCCAGTCTTCCTCCTTTCAAGGAAAGCTTGCCAGAAGGATACCTGTGCTCCTCAGACCTCCGCTGCCCTTAAACGTTTGCACTGAGAGGCTGAGATCTGCTATCACCACccttaaaaatacagacaaCTCCGCAAGCATCATCTCCCCAAGCCTGTGACTTCCTGGTGGACGTCCAGGAAGCCTTAACCTTCCCAAAGGGTCACTTGCTTTTGTGTCAGGTCCTCCGAACAGCCTTCAATCTCTACGGttttattccagaaaaataTCTATCAGTTTGCCAAGAGATAGTGCTGTCCTCCTGCTTATAGCAAAACCTTCACAGAGGGCCAAACAGATGTGGTGAAGCCCTAATCTCTGCTGCCGGTTTCAGGGAGGCTGAGAGGCCACCAGCAATGCCGGTGTGCCTACAATATCTTCTGCATCCCACTGTGAAGGGCAAGCATCTCGAAACACCCTCTCTCTTCTCGCTTGCTTTGCAGCCAGCTTGATTTCGGTGACATATCTGGTTTGCTGTTCCCTTACCCTTAGTTATTGCTAGGAAGATGTAGGAGCCTATAAACACAAGAAATAAATGCATCCTAGTCAGCGTGAGAACGGCTCCCCTTAATTCTTTCTCTAACAGGCTGTAGCTTGTGAAATCAAATAGGCATTGCATGTTAGTACAAAAACTGACTTCAGTGTATCTCCATTGATTTTTAGTATTAAGTAAGacttttgcttgcatttttatGAGAAATGAGTACTTTTCAAAGTTGTTGAGGAAATAGCAGTTATTGTCAacaaactgcttttgttttactCCAGCTGGGCCATTTCAGGGAAGTAAACCAGGAGAAGACTAATCATTTTCAGCAACAGCTACTGTCTAGATTACTTTAGCTTTAACTTCAGACTGTACCCTTAGGCTCCAGTTCAGCCATGTATTTAaacatacatttaatttttaagcataTGAGTAATTCCGGTGTACTTACTTATTTAAATTTAGGCACATGTTTAAGTCTTTTCCTGAATTAGCTTCTAAATCATTCACAACCTGGCCTCATTTCCATCAATGCAAATCATTGTGCTACATCACTTGATTACtccagaaggaggaaaaaatattctcgGTATTTCTTGAGaaagttttcctgcttttacaCTAACATTTTGCTGAGATTCAGCTTCTTTAACCAGTTCCAGCCCCAGCCTGAATTCAAAGCCAAAGCTGGGATTTGATGAAATACTTTGGTTGTGGACAAAATATGGTCAAACTATACATAGATTTTAGAGGATAGATAAGGTGGGGGCATAGCTTTATCATGTgtttcaaacaaaaatgtaGCCATTCCCCTTTTCCAGATCCTCCCTTTCCCAGCACAATATTTTGGGAAATTACCTGCGTGTTTCAAGACACACCGCAATTAGCACTCACGCCATGATACACATGCATGTGACACAAGCTTGTGCCTGGCAGAGACCTCTGTGTGTATTTTGGGTTGGAAATAAATAGTGAGGTTtatcttgttttttcttcaggtgtCTGAAGTGTTGGATCTGCATGCCCTACCATTCTCCAGTTGAGAATCTCTGTCAGGTGATCTCATCTAACTTCATTGTGTTCATCCAGACTTCTTCCTAGCCTGATGCAATCATGACTAGGGAATCCCATGAGAGCATCCTCCGAATTTTTCAGCTGCATGAAAAAAGACCTTCCTGACACAGTCAAGTGAATGGAGGTTTTTACACACGCTGTCTGAGCCTCACCATTTTCTGACTGACTGGGGATCCTATCAACAGGCAACAGCAGACTAAGCACTTTGATAAAGCCACTTAAGTCCCAAGCTGGGAATCAAGAAAACATAAAGGATAAAGGGAATTTAGAATGGAATGacatcacatttttaattttgattgcTCTTTACTTTAAAAGTGGACACCGATGCTGCTACAAACTATGCTCTTCCTAGGCCAAGGTGATGTTAAGACCATAGAAAATGTCATACTTTGGAAAGAAAGCATCTCTGATGTAGCTGTTAATCAAAACTGACATTCATGTTTTATTTCGACTTTTTTACTTTAATCCCTCTGAAATGTAATACACAGAGAgatgattcctttttttttttcccccaagaagCATCATCCACAGCTTAAGGTTGTAAATCTGAGCAATTTAGAAAACACAAACGAAAATTAGCCAACAAAAGAAATTCAATTGAGTTAAATAAGAGGCTATTATCATACCTTGCATTCTCTTCTGTCACTAGCTGTAGCTCTCGGTGGAGAGCTAGTCAGGTAAGAACTAACCAGAGGGGACAAAACAGCTACTGCTGACATTACACACTATTCCAGACACagcaaaaagaatataaagtaAATAGTATACAAAGATGTAACTCTAGGATCATGTGTTTCCCCAAAGATATGCTATTCCACActcatttttaatcaaattGAGCTGCACCGCaagtaagtaaaaaaatacCAGTTGCCACAAGCACATCAAATTaagtataaatatttctgaagactTCTCTAAGACTATAATTTCATCTTTCAAGGTTTTCAGttcttcacttctttttctgatttatgGATCAAGTAGACCAGACTCCCCAAAGCTTGTCACCCTGCatcattatttatatttttaccaATCTAGTATAACTGCGCCAGATTCGAAACGGTAGCACTCTGGATCCACTCATTTGGCACACACATAAAagtgcacacgcacacacacaaggCAAAAGGTGGTAGAAAACCCAGGCAATATGAGTTTATTTGATTGTAGTCATTAGTGCTATACATTACAGGTTCAATCCTGCTCCCTTTGATGTTGATGGTAATACTTCCATTGAATTCATGTGCTCTGAAAAATGCCTGAGTTTTGCAAATTTATCATTTTGTCATCTATGCTTCAGGTCAAAATTATAATCCAGTGTTTTAGACTTGGGTTTGAGCCAAATGATTTTTACTAAATGTTCAAAGAACGCATACTTGTCCTTCAGAGAGGTGCCAATCCACTTTACAACCAAGGAGTAAAACGGCTGAGGTTTTCAAGACGGTTTGAGGGATGGAAACATCTTGCAGGTGACTACAGCAATCTCAGCTTCCAGGGTCTCACTGCAGCAAACAGCAAGGCTCTCCTCTTGCTGGGGGCACAACGCTGCCCACCTGCTTAGAAAGAGTTGGGAAAGTCATTTGCAAAACATCAGAAGTGAAGGAGACTTTCTGGGATTGTTCGTGCTACTGAACTGCAGCTCTTTCAGTGAAATATCCTAAATCCGAATCATTTACATTATCCACTCCACTGCTTTAAGTGAAGcatgtttctttctctcctcattCTCACCTTCTCTTGGCCCCGGTGGAGAACACTGCATGGTGAGAAACGTTAGGTAGTAAAAGGTAAGTTCTTCTGGTCATAGTGGTTGTTCAACCAACAGCAATATTCAAGAAGTTCTGAAACAAGGCAGATGAGCTTCCCCAAAATGGGACTTGATTTTAAGGCAACAGAAAGGATGAGAGAACATGGAAACAATTTAGGTGGGCGTCAGATGTCGATAGGACTTTGATTTTGAAAGCCTCTCCTTCTGTCCCAAGTTAATGTACCAAGAACTGGGACCTTAAAGAAGGCGAGGATATTACAGGGGAGCCAGGCGCCTGATTTACTGAAGAAATGACCCCTAGAACTGCCACTGGCTTAAATTGGGGTCAAGAAGTGCTGAGCATCCCCAAAAATCTGGCCCCAGAGGTTATTTGCACCGCTTTTACTCGGAGGGTGTGTCACAGAGATGCAGCAAGCAGATTTACCACTTCCAGGCAGGTGGAGAAAGAGCAGACAGGGCAGTGGACTGAAACGAGAAATGCAGTGTGTGGCTGGATAGACTCGGCTCTGGGCGAGCTGGAGAACTGATGGTGGAGACAGTGACAACAAATGTGCCAGATATCATTTGTATGTAGACCAGAGTCCCCAAATAAGCTTCTATCATCACACCTTTTTACTGCACAGAAGAGCGCACAGGGATGCGTGTTGATCTCTGCAGCTACCTCTCTCTGGAGCCTATGCGTTTAGCCAGGAAGCAAATCTGCCTCCATGGAGCTACCCCACCAGCCCAGCCTATCTGATAGTTTGGATCACGATTACTAATGCATCTTTTCTGCCAGAGGgagacaaaaaaacctgtaagaCGACGACACCTAAGACATTCCTGAAATAGCTTTTCTGCAGCATATATGATACTGATTTAGTGACGCTTATCGGGAATTATGCAAGGTAGTCTGCAAAATTTGATTAGGGCTTTGCCACTAATGAATAACTCAGCATAGGGATCATTCCAGTAAACTgtctgtccccccaccccaagcacACCACCACATCAGCAATCTGCCCCATTACAGCAACCCAACagctgctgacttcagtgggagcagAACTGAACCTATAATCACTACGAAACATCTCcctgtgttttttgttttgcaatatttgtaaaaagagagatgaaaaataGTAACACCGTGCTTCAAAAACTACCACCAATATCCAATTCTACAACAAGCTTCTAACGGTATTTATAATGTGCCTTTAAATTGCCTTGCGATACTACACAGAGCAAGTGTCAGTTTGGGGAATGGCGAAAATGTTCCTTTCCTACCTTGTAAATTGAGTTTAAATGCTCTATGTGGCTAAGATGTGCTTTTTCGTAGCTCACTAATCCATATCAAACACCAGCATCTATGTCGGTCATTTTCATGCTGATGTGTTACCAAATGCATACTGTCAGCTGAGGACTCTGGGTTAACAGTGCCTAGCAAAAGAGAAACTGTAGCTGCCggttttaaaatcaaaatattttccactgaaacatTCTCACTTTGAGGACATGAGTGCTTAAAGACATTGTCTATTCACCTTGATGCTGTCTGTCAAGCTTCCTTTGGTGCCTCTCCTTCCACCGGCGCATTTCTGGCACGGCCAAACATGAAGTTACCCTtgatgaagaaagaaacaaaaccagccctcgtttccttcctttttcttcccctgtcctCAGCCCTGTCGCCTCCCCTCTCCACTTTCTCACCTCCACTGTCCAGGCTGAACTTGGGCTAATGCCCATCAGCTCTAGAAGGCGCCTGCGGTCTGTCCCTGCCTGTCCGCTCCCACCAGCGATGCCTCCTCACCTCAGGACACCCCGGCCGGCCTCACCCTCCCTCCCGCCCAGCCTCGCGCCTCTCCCCAGCTTGGTGATGGTTCCCCCCACGCAAATCCCCTGCGAGCTTTGCTCCTTCAAATCCCTCCCTCCGCAGGCCCCACACAGCGGGCCTGCATTTTGGGTGggtggaaaggagggagagcCGCCCCGCGGCCCTGCCGCTCCTCCGGGCGCTGGAGCTCAGCACCCGCTTCTCCAGCGATTCCTCAGAGGAGCAgctcacccataagcactcatCCGACCAAGGGAGACGGCCCGGGAGCCTCTCGGATCCATCCCGAAGATGGGCGGCTTTGTACCGGGCCCTGTGGGCGCACATCCCAAGGGGACAACATGGCGGGCGGCTGCGCCGCCACAGGAGCTGGGTCGTACCAGGGGCCGCTCTCCTCACAGGAGCTGGGCCGCTCTCCTCACCGGAGCCCGCGGGGACCTCATCAAGGGGGGGTGGGCACCTCCTGCCTCGTTAGCAGGACATAATTAAGAGGCAGCGGTGAAGGAAAGCAGGTGACAGGCACGAAGAGCCAAGGTGGAAGCACCCAGGGTTGGAAGCCACGGCCAGCGGGACGCCGCTCCCGCCCAACCCCACCCGTTTGCGCCGGTTTAATCCGCTCGGGGCCGTGTCGCCCCCACCGGAGCGGGGtgtatttttggggggggggggggcgtgctGCGCGGCTTTTCGAAAGATTACGGCGGGCGGCGGCAGGCGAGGAATGCGCGCCCCCGCGCAACGGGGGCCGCGCACCCGCGCGTCCCCGGCATGGGtggcgggccgggccgggccgggccgagccgtCCGCCCTTTTTgtcagcggcggcggcgggatgACATCATGAGAAAGTGCCGGCCGGGAGCGGCGATCCCCGGCAGCGGGCgccgcggggaggggaggggaaaggcgGGGAAGGGGAGAGGCGGGCAGGAAGGAAGCGCCGTCGGAAGCCCCCGGGGGCGATGgaacggcggcggcggcggccttccccccccccccccatcctcctcctcctccccctcctcctcttcttcttccccgGGAGCGTCCGCCGCGGGCTGGGCGCGTTAGGCAGCGGGGCAGGAGGCGGCACGCCCGTTAAGcacgcaccccccccccccccccccgccttgggGGGGACGGGCGGGGAACGGCGTAGGCAACGCCGGGGCTCCGGTCGGTGCCGCTGCTGTGGCGGTGCCGGGTGGGAGCCCGTTAAGGGAAGCCGGTACGGCGGGGCAGGCCGGAGGGCGGCTCAGGGCAGGTAGCGGGACCTGCCCGCCCCGAGCCCGGGCAGGTGCGGTGAGCAGAGGCGGAGCCCGGAGCCGTCACCGGGACGAGCGtggcgaggcgggggggggacacgggacggGACGAACACCGGCCCCGTCGGCGGCGGCTGTGGTACTGGAGACCCGagtcgtcgtccccccccttTTGTCTCGGCATTGGACCGGGCGAGCCCCCTCGCGCCGAGATCTGCCCTGATCCGCCTGGTAACAACCCGGCGCCCCCATTGGCTCACGCTAATGGCCGCTTCCtgcggccgcgccgccccgccgggggctcccccgggcccggggccagcgccgctccccgccgccggggggggggggggaagctttTATGAATGAAACACCGGCCTCGTTGCTGGAAGAGTaaaggcggggagggggggggaaccctCACCAAGCCCACCCTAAccgggaggcactgggagggcgAGGATGCCGGCGGCGTGGGCGATGCGCCGGGCTGGGAGAGAGGATCCGTGGTCCCGGGCAGGGCGATGTGGTCAGGAGGAAATGTTTGGAGGCAAAGAAGCGGCATCAGCCAGGGGGAccggctcccccccgcccccccgagGGCTTTGCCTGCACCCCCAAACCAGCTGCTCCCCAGAACGGTGGCAGGGAAGTCAATTAAATAGGATCCCCCCAAGTTGTGCGTCACGGGCAGGCCGAATTCCGGTCCGGGAGTGCGGGGTCATGGCGtgtttcttcattaaaaattaaaacctccCCGGCCAACTGAAGTTGTGAAAACAGAAGTGCGTGTCCTGCGTATGCAGCACAATAGGCAGGCGGAGGGACGCAGGCAGGGGACGGCTGCCGCGCTGAGAAACCGTCCAGATTCGCCCCACGGGCTGCGGCGAGCAAGGGGAACCGAGATCCCCGGGGTCTCCGACATCCTCCTGAGAGACGAAGACAAAATGGAGACAAATGGTCGAGCGAACGGGTAAACTGAGAAAGATGGGCAGATATGTCACGCAAAGAGATTACGTAAACACGCAACTGTGCAACAACATGCCCTGTGATCTTTGGCACTGCTTTCCCCGCAGGTCATGCAAGAGAGATGCTGTATGACTCTACGGCATGTCCACCACGGCATGGCCTCCACGGCCAGGAGACCCTTCCACTGCCCCGACGCCTGCCGGCGATGCTGCCGCGAGCGCCGTACCACCGGTAGGTATCCCCGCCATCGGTGCCGCACGCAGGTGATGCTAAAGCGCCGAGGCTGAGGTTAAATCCGAGTGCTCGGGTTTTGAGGAGTGGGCAGGCAGAAGGCAGCGTGAACCCCAGTTTACGGCCTTCCCGCTCCTCCCAGTTCCACTTTGGTGCAGGACAAGTCGTTTCTCCCGTCTGGTGGTACATTGCCTTCACCGCCGGGATTCTCCGGCAGGCCCCAAGCTCCCCTGTCAGCCCCTGGAAAAGTGAGGAGTTTAaaagaaactctttttttttaattagaaacaaagcaaagcaaagtgtTTTCAGGTACAAGCAGTTCAGCCAGGGAATGGGAGTTATTTACGGTGGGGCCCCGCTGTTGCACGTCACGCGTGGACAGGCTGTCCTGGCGGCGCGGCGTGTCGGATGAGGCCCCAGCAGGCTCCGGCGGCTGCCGGtacctccctcctttcctccccccccaattCATCTCCCTGTAGGTGCTGGAGGAAGCTCTGGCCACCAttttgctgctctgctgggatATTTTTTCTGGGTGGCTGTGAGCGGTGGGGGTGGGGTGCCGAGTGCGGCCTGCCCGGCGTGCGCTGCCGCCGACTGCGGCTCAGATTAGCTGTTGTCCTGTCCCCTGCCACCTCTGTGCCCCTTTTGGGGGGTAAAAACCTTaaagtgaaaggaaagaggtgtaaaaaaaaaaaaaagaagagggagagaaggaaaaaagcaccGTCTTGACAGAGGTGGGGGAGACCCcaattcctttaaaattctGGCGTGCAGCAAAACCATCtaggctgggaaaaaaataggacTGAGGAAACGGGAGAAAGCTTTTTTCCCTTGGGAATCAACTACAAAGACTGGGCGTTGAGGTTGGGAGCGCGCCTGTCGAAACGACAGATATCGCAGGTATGCGTcggcaataataataattgatAAGGAAGAGCGACGCACCGGTActgccctgctccccctcctcGGCGCCCCCAGTAAAATAATACCAACCAAGTCTCCTTGTATTTATATCCCTGCGTGTCTGTGTGTGGCCTAGCCCCATTCATCATTTGGCTCCCACTGCAGAACTcgctccatttttaaaattatgcatgATACACTGAAGAGACAATTTGGGtttcccccacctctcccttgCCCTTGAAGAAAGCAAGCCCTTGTCTCATTTGCATTTGCATTAAACCCCTGCTCTCTATAAGCTAAGCAAAGGGGAAGGACTTGAAGCCTATGGGATGGCTTTAGGGCTCTGCCCCTTGCTTTtggctctctctctctctctttctcattctctctcGTGCTTTGATCTCTGCTTAACAACAGTAACGTCACAGGACTATACAGGAGAGTTTTGTTGGAAGTTAGAAAGTTTTGCAGCCTCCAGAGGGCTGTAGCGGCAGTAGCAGAAGCAGCATCCAAGGGACTcctggaaggggaagagagggagcGAGCGAGCGACTGACTCAGTCCTGCTGCAGAAAAACTGACTCGAGACGACGGAGGCAGACATGGAACATCAGCTGCTGTGCTGCGAGGTGGAGACCATCCGACGAGCCTACCTAGACGCCAACCTCCTCAATGACAGGGTGCTGCAGACAATGCTGAAGGCGGAGGAGACCTGCTCGCCCTCCGTCTCCTACTTCAAGTGCGTGCAGAAAGAAATCTTGCCATATATGAGGAAAATAGTCGCCACTTGGATGTTGGAGGTTTGTAGCTTTCGGCGATTTTTTGCTCGGCGAGCTTCGGCGGCACCGAAATGAATTAAACCAAGGAgctgctcccccagctcctcctgcccccccccccccccccaaattaagCTCCCCGGCGCGGCACACGTTGCTCTGCCTTCGGAGACGCCCGCGTGTAACGAGGGGACGGGGCCCGGGTTTCCCGATCCCCCCGCCGTTATTACCGCCGCTTTATCCCCGCTGCAGCAGTCGGCTCCCACCGCCGAGGGGCGGCGGATGACCGGCCTCGTCTCCCGTTCccccttcacccccccccccccccaagccccggTACACGGCGTGCGGGGGGTCCCCCGGTATTTTTTTCCGCCCGTCGGGGACCGGCGGAGGGGAGAACGGGAGAAGGGCCCGTTCGACcgtgtgttcccccccccccccccgcccccggttGCCGAACCCCCGGCCGCGCCGTGCGGGGCCGCCGGGAAAGCCTTgccagttaattttttttctggggattttattttaaattaatatccTTGTACACGTATGCAAGTGGTTAGCCGTGCCAGTATTACGCGCcatctttgttcttttatttgcaaagcaaaagtGTTTATTAATCgggagaaaaaattaagaaagtcCCGGGGAGCAAGCcaagggtgtgtgtgtgtgtgtgcgtgtgttgcgggggggaagcgggggaaGGGGGCCGGGGGAAAGAAGGTCGGGGGCCGGGGGACCCCGCtggggctgcgggcagggggACCGACCGGAGGGGCTCCGGGCTTTCTTGGGGGGAGTTGCAGGGTGAAAGTTTCTTTGTTCAGCGCGAAGAGAGGCTGGAGCTGTGGTCACCCCTCAAAGGCATGCTTGTGCTGCGGCGGCGATCTGCAAGGTCGCCTGGGAAAAGCGAGTGGGAAAGGGCCTCGTCCCCTGGCGAGACACGTCTGGGGGGGCTCCCAGCGggagccccaggagctgggctacattttcatgctttttcgGAAGCCCTGGGAGCCCGCgatctatttttaattaatttttgaaagcGCGGCGCCCTGCCTTGCTCTGGGAAATGTCGCGCCCGGCTGTGCTGCAGGGCGAGAGAGGGAGGCGGTGAATTTTACTTCGGGGGGACTCCCCGGAGCCCCCCAGCAGGACCATCGGCACGGGGCTCGGTAAAGGACCCCCGCCGCTTCATTTTCAACCTTTTTTCGGAGCTcgaataattttttaaatatttttaaatattttttgaaaagatGACGTCTGGGGAAATGAGGCTGGACGCCACCTTTGTGTCTCGACCAGAGAGGGGAATCGGCAGCACAACAGCAaattagatgaaaaaaataaaagcgaAATAAATAAATCCGAGGGCAAGCCCGGCTCTGCACCCCATTCCCAGACACGGGGGTTCGCATTTTCCTccgcttgcctctttttttttttttttcccccctttttaaaaatttgttctAGGGGTtggaaagatggggacagacctCCTCttcgaccccccccccccctccttttttacCATGAATCGCTTGCGGATTTCTATCGCCACATTTCTCCCCACTTTGTCACTCGTgactttctctttcattttctttgatgCCTCTGGTTTTCCCTTATTTACCCGTTTTCCCCAACTGCATTTTTGTCTCCTTCAACCTTGCCCTGCAAAGcctgggggggtgagggggggagggaagaggagggcagcGGGACAAGCCTAGCTTTCGCCTATATTAAATTATTCTTCAACGATCTCTCTCCTTCTTCCAGGTCTGCGAGGAGCAGAAGTGCGAAGAGGAAGTTTTCCCCTTGGCTATGAATTATTTGGACAGATTTTTGTCGTTTGAACCCCTCAAGAAAAGCCGATTGCAATTGCTCGGAGCTACCTGCATGTTTGTGGCTTCAAAAATGAAGGAAACTATTCCTCTGACCGCAGAAAAACTGTGCATTTATACAGATAACTCCATTAGACCCGACGAATTACTGGTAATTTCACGTTTAAtcacctcaggaaaaaaaaaaaaatccaaaacacccacccaaaacccaacccaaaccaaaaaaccaaccgaacaaacaaacaaaaaagcccccaaaccaaaaaaaaccccgccGATTACGGAGCCCCTCTGCCACCGGggcaggcggggagggggctgcctcccctccagcggggaTCGCTCCCCGTGGCCGCAGGAGCTCTAACTAACCCCGCTGGCGGTCCGGGaagggagcggggccggggccggggccggggccggggccggggtcgGGGTCGGGGTCAGgaccgacccccccccccccccccgccgcttcCCCGGCCGCGGCCCTCGGGCTGCCCCGGCCGGACCCGCCGCCACCGCGCTGCCTtggcgccccctggcggccgcGCTGGGGGCTGCGGCCGGCGCTTCCCGGCGGGGGGCGACCCGGCaccccccctttccctgtccccttcctcttccccttccccatcccgGGGCTCAGCCGCGGCAAGGACTTCCGACCCCctctccccttttcccccctccgCGCACCCCCAGCCGGGGAAGCGGGTTCGGCCGAGAGCTGCCCGGCCCAGCTGCGGAGCGTGCGTGAGCGGAGCTAACCACGTTTttgcctcttctccttcctcttctcttcttcccccttccctccctcttgtCTTTGCAGCAAATGGAGCTGCTTCTGGTGAATAAGCTGAAATGGAATCTGGCTGCAATGACCCCCCACGATTTCATTGAACATTTCCTTACTAAAATGCCTCTGGCAGAGGACACCAAGCAGATCATCCGTAAACATGCTCAGACTTTTGTGGCTCTGTGCGCTACAGGTATGAGCCCTGCACGTTAAGCAAAGCGTGTTGCTCCCCTACACGCACCTACCCCCCGGCTTATAAAGCTTCCCGTAGCCGTGGTCTAAAGCGAGCTCACAGAGCTGCGGGGAGGTAGTTTAAGCCCCGATTATTGCCCCTTGTTTGCAGAAGGTGGATTACTTTGCAGAGGTAAGTTTTTTCCTAAGATATTTTG from Haliaeetus albicilla chromosome 16, bHalAlb1.1, whole genome shotgun sequence carries:
- the CCND1 gene encoding G1/S-specific cyclin-D1, which gives rise to MEHQLLCCEVETIRRAYLDANLLNDRVLQTMLKAEETCSPSVSYFKCVQKEILPYMRKIVATWMLEVCEEQKCEEEVFPLAMNYLDRFLSFEPLKKSRLQLLGATCMFVASKMKETIPLTAEKLCIYTDNSIRPDELLQMELLLVNKLKWNLAAMTPHDFIEHFLTKMPLAEDTKQIIRKHAQTFVALCATDIKFISNPPSMIAAGSVVAAVQGLHLGNTNTFLSYQCLTHFLSQVIKCDPDCLRACQEQIESLLESSLRQAQQHNVSSETKTVEDEADLSCTPTDVRDVNI